From a single Candidatus Cloacimonadota bacterium genomic region:
- a CDS encoding NAD-dependent deacylase, with product MIEKAAELIKNAKHITAFTGAGISVESGIPPFRGKNGLWSKFDPIFLDISYFQQNPLKSWKLIKEIFYDFFGKAEPNAAHFALAEMEKKEYIKAIITQNIDNLHQQAGSNEVYEFHGNSRDLICINCGKIHSAEKTDFSNLPPKCDYCRNVLKPDFVFFGEPIPEPARTNSFLETEKADVFLLIGTTGEIMPASLIPIQAKRNNVKIIEVNIQSSNYTNTITDVFLRGKATEVMSKLLKYLEEK from the coding sequence ATGATTGAAAAGGCTGCTGAACTCATTAAAAATGCAAAACACATCACTGCCTTCACCGGAGCAGGAATTTCCGTAGAAAGCGGAATTCCTCCCTTTCGTGGGAAAAATGGTTTATGGAGCAAATTCGATCCGATATTTTTAGACATCAGTTATTTTCAGCAAAATCCGTTAAAATCCTGGAAATTGATCAAGGAAATTTTCTATGATTTCTTTGGAAAAGCAGAACCGAATGCGGCTCATTTTGCTCTGGCTGAAATGGAAAAAAAGGAATATATAAAAGCGATTATAACTCAAAACATTGATAATCTTCATCAACAGGCAGGGAGCAATGAAGTTTATGAATTTCACGGTAATTCCAGAGATTTGATCTGTATTAATTGCGGGAAAATTCATTCAGCAGAGAAAACTGATTTTTCCAATTTACCTCCAAAATGCGATTATTGTAGAAATGTCCTCAAACCTGATTTCGTCTTTTTCGGAGAACCGATTCCCGAACCGGCAAGAACAAATTCCTTTCTGGAAACTGAAAAAGCAGATGTTTTCCTGCTGATCGGAACAACCGGTGAAATTATGCCTGCATCACTGATTCCCATTCAAGCGAAAAGGAATAATGTAAAAATCATCGAAGTAAACATCCAATCATCTAATTATACAAACACGATTACCGATGTTTTTTTAAGAGGAAAAGCAACTGAAGTAATGAGTAAGTTATTGAAATATCTGGAGGAAAAGTAA
- a CDS encoding MBL fold metallo-hydrolase, which translates to MKITIVYDNTSIRNDLIADWGFSCFIEFNDRKILFDTGGNGRILLENLINLNIDPEKIDDVVISHPDFDHIGGLSHILDLNQKAVIHNPISFRGIRYPNKVKYYRKPTEIYDNIFTTGELGKREQSLSINTEKGLVLIVGCGHPGVRRIIETLLEFTEIIDSFSGLGNIYAIIGGLHGFNEFEVLRNIEKVCPTHCTRHIDKIERLFPEKFIKGGVGTIIEF; encoded by the coding sequence ATGAAAATTACAATCGTTTATGATAATACTTCCATCAGAAATGATTTAATTGCAGATTGGGGATTTTCCTGTTTTATAGAATTCAATGACAGAAAAATTTTATTCGATACAGGCGGGAATGGAAGAATCTTATTGGAAAATTTGATCAATCTAAATATCGATCCGGAAAAAATTGATGATGTTGTGATTTCTCATCCTGATTTTGATCATATCGGCGGACTCTCACATATTCTAGATTTGAATCAGAAAGCAGTGATTCATAATCCCATCTCCTTTCGCGGAATCAGATATCCTAATAAAGTGAAATATTACCGCAAACCCACAGAAATTTATGATAACATTTTTACAACCGGAGAATTAGGAAAACGGGAACAATCTTTGTCAATTAATACAGAAAAAGGATTAGTTCTGATCGTTGGTTGCGGACATCCTGGAGTGAGAAGAATAATCGAAACGCTACTTGAATTTACTGAAATCATCGATTCTTTTTCTGGTCTTGGAAATATTTATGCGATCATAGGGGGATTGCACGGATTTAATGAGTTTGAAGTTTTGCGAAATATCGAGAAAGTCTGTCCTACTCATTGCACCCGACATATAGATA
- a CDS encoding class I SAM-dependent methyltransferase — protein sequence MNKKKYYPESKVEIHDFAARYYDRILDIATLGTYPFFIRNAILKMDIKPADRILDFGAGSGRNALLMRQFLSKEGEIVGLDVSDDMIAQFEKKTKRFENAEVLKKRIDEPLDFNKEFDKVFISFVLHGLPQPVRNIVIHNAFRALKPGGSFFILDYNEFDLKKMPFFLKIPFQIIECPYAFDFIEKDWKQILTEKGFKEFAEHLFFHKYVRLLGAKK from the coding sequence TATTATCCTGAATCGAAAGTTGAAATCCACGATTTTGCTGCCAGATATTACGACCGCATTTTGGATATTGCCACACTGGGAACTTATCCGTTTTTTATTCGAAATGCAATCTTGAAAATGGATATCAAGCCAGCGGACAGAATCCTTGATTTCGGTGCAGGAAGCGGGAGAAACGCACTTTTGATGCGGCAGTTTCTTTCCAAAGAAGGAGAAATTGTCGGGCTGGATGTTTCTGATGATATGATTGCTCAATTTGAGAAAAAAACAAAGCGTTTTGAAAATGCGGAAGTTCTAAAAAAACGCATCGACGAACCGCTCGATTTCAACAAGGAATTCGATAAAGTCTTCATCTCTTTCGTGTTGCACGGTCTTCCGCAGCCGGTTCGTAATATTGTTATTCATAACGCTTTCCGGGCTTTGAAACCGGGTGGATCATTTTTTATTCTGGACTATAATGAATTCGATTTGAAAAAAATGCCTTTCTTCCTCAAAATTCCGTTCCAGATCATCGAATGTCCGTATGCTTTTGATTTTATCGAGAAAGATTGGAAACAAATTTTGACGGAAAAGGGATTCAAAGAATTTGCGGAACATCTTTTTTTCCATAAATATGTCAGATTGCTCGGAGCGAAGAAATGA
- a CDS encoding oxidoreductase, whose translation MKIAIPTNDGKNIFLQMLGRAKEFHIYEIINNKIRFLEKRNNPFEKTLQPLKTLDVYKIISDCDIIISHKIGKKGIERIEKRGMKLIFEKGEISDSLKNLIGGKMLDLKNQFIFAPIKLGYSKDGKINDRHLAFYQERIKFLGAVIPEPLYIDKGLREIPTQLGIDNDDKLEGLQKLTELIHENGTKVIAHLNHPGRMANPKIPGNYFVSSTNCACKNSGANPKKLEKENFKDVIKLFVDAAVRAEESNFDFIELQFGHGYLLAQFISLAVNDRTDEYGGSFENRIRFPLEILRAVKQTVKIPVIARLSGDEMTENGIKLPEMIKFSKILQENGIAALHVSAGTVCSTPPWYFQHMFVPKGKTWDMAKKIKENVDVPVIAVGQINEFKDIEKINREQMADYLAVGRALVTDPDFVGKYLGKVKGSIAPCLACAEGCLGGVKSGKGLQCLVNPAVGKESELITKAEKSKKIAVVGAGLAGMEAAIVLKKRGHEVDLYEKDNLGGQFIYAPLTPHKKSMEKLIPFFKSELKSMGVNVIFKEITNFEDIAKYDTVILATGSKPAVPKIEGLDKFFWADILLKEYLPENKNVLIVGGGLIGVDIATALIPKNNKVTIVKRTTDFGEDMEMISKKLSLAIMKKNQTVFSDHTHIKKIEGKTVYAERNGESIKFEDIDLIVVSTGMRSYNPLEEKLKGKVPLYLIGDAKEVGDAQDAIKAGYQLAMKL comes from the coding sequence ATGAAAATTGCGATTCCCACAAACGACGGAAAGAATATTTTCTTACAAATGTTGGGAAGAGCAAAAGAATTTCATATTTATGAGATTATAAACAATAAAATCAGATTTCTCGAAAAAAGAAATAATCCTTTTGAAAAAACTTTGCAACCTTTAAAAACTCTTGATGTGTATAAGATAATAAGCGATTGTGATATTATAATTTCTCATAAGATTGGAAAAAAAGGAATTGAAAGGATAGAAAAAAGAGGAATGAAACTCATTTTTGAGAAGGGAGAAATTTCTGATTCTCTAAAAAATTTAATTGGAGGAAAAATGTTAGATTTAAAAAATCAATTTATCTTTGCACCCATCAAACTCGGTTATAGCAAAGATGGAAAAATCAATGATCGTCATCTTGCTTTTTATCAGGAGAGAATCAAATTTTTAGGGGCTGTCATTCCCGAACCTTTATACATCGATAAAGGCTTGAGAGAAATTCCAACTCAATTAGGAATCGATAATGATGACAAACTCGAAGGTCTGCAGAAACTAACAGAATTGATCCACGAAAATGGAACAAAAGTAATTGCTCATTTGAATCATCCGGGAAGAATGGCAAATCCCAAAATCCCTGGGAATTATTTTGTTTCTTCCACCAATTGTGCTTGTAAAAACAGTGGTGCAAATCCGAAAAAATTAGAAAAAGAAAATTTCAAAGATGTTATAAAATTATTTGTTGATGCGGCTGTGAGAGCGGAAGAATCAAATTTTGATTTTATCGAATTACAATTCGGTCACGGCTATCTTTTGGCTCAATTCATTTCACTGGCTGTGAATGACAGAACAGATGAATACGGTGGAAGTTTTGAAAACAGGATCAGATTTCCGCTCGAAATTTTAAGAGCAGTAAAACAAACTGTAAAAATTCCCGTGATTGCTCGTTTAAGCGGAGATGAAATGACTGAAAACGGAATCAAACTTCCCGAGATGATCAAATTCTCCAAGATTCTGCAAGAAAATGGAATTGCTGCTTTGCATGTTTCTGCTGGAACTGTTTGTTCGACTCCACCCTGGTATTTCCAGCATATGTTCGTTCCTAAAGGAAAAACTTGGGATATGGCAAAAAAAATTAAAGAAAATGTCGATGTTCCAGTCATCGCAGTTGGTCAAATCAATGAATTTAAAGATATTGAAAAGATAAATCGTGAACAAATGGCGGATTATCTTGCAGTGGGAAGAGCGCTGGTTACTGATCCTGATTTTGTGGGAAAATATTTGGGAAAAGTAAAAGGAAGTATTGCTCCTTGTCTGGCTTGTGCCGAAGGTTGTCTGGGAGGAGTGAAATCGGGTAAAGGTTTACAATGTCTGGTTAATCCCGCTGTTGGTAAAGAAAGTGAGTTAATTACCAAAGCCGAGAAATCTAAAAAAATCGCGGTTGTCGGAGCTGGACTTGCCGGAATGGAAGCCGCAATTGTTCTGAAAAAACGAGGACACGAAGTTGACCTTTATGAAAAGGATAATTTAGGAGGTCAATTTATCTATGCTCCACTTACTCCTCATAAAAAATCAATGGAAAAATTGATTCCATTTTTTAAGAGCGAGTTGAAATCTATGGGAGTGAATGTTATTTTCAAAGAAATTACGAATTTTGAAGATATTGCGAAATATGATACCGTAATATTGGCAACCGGTTCTAAACCTGCTGTTCCGAAAATTGAAGGATTAGATAAATTTTTCTGGGCAGATATCCTTTTGAAAGAATATTTACCCGAAAATAAGAATGTTCTGATTGTTGGAGGAGGTTTGATTGGCGTCGATATTGCTACCGCTTTAATTCCTAAAAACAATAAAGTTACGATTGTAAAACGAACGACTGATTTTGGTGAAGATATGGAAATGATCTCCAAAAAACTTTCGCTCGCTATTATGAAAAAAAATCAAACCGTTTTCAGTGATCATACTCATATCAAAAAAATAGAAGGAAAAACAGTTTATGCTGAAAGGAACGGAGAATCTATAAAATTCGAGGATATAGATTTGATCGTAGTTTCCACAGGTATGAGAAGTTACAATCCTCTTGAAGAAAAGTTAAAAGGTAAAGTGCCGCTCTATCTGATCGGCGATGCGAAAGAAGTCGGTGATGCCCAAGATGCGATCAAGGCCGGATATCAATTAGCAATGAAATTGTAG